The proteins below come from a single Beutenbergia cavernae DSM 12333 genomic window:
- a CDS encoding ABC transporter permease — translation MADGFAPYRAILASRLRSQLTYRTSFAMDLLGSLAIGLLEFAEVYIIFAQVDVLGELDFAGAVLLFALANIGFSVADLVVGHIDTIPTYIRTGTLDAFLLRPLPVLAQLITSDLQLRRLGRTAFAVAILFVALPLNDIDWDAGRVVLLVLTPVTGAAIFAALFVCAAALQFWLVEGREFANAFTYGGSYAAGYPTSIFTLPMRVLFTFVVPAAFTAYLPTLALLGLPGPFGTPSWLGWLTPLAAIGIWGVALLAWRAGLRHYTGAGS, via the coding sequence GTGGCTGACGGCTTCGCCCCGTACCGCGCGATCCTCGCCAGCCGGCTGAGGTCCCAGCTGACCTACCGCACGTCGTTCGCGATGGACCTGCTCGGCTCGCTCGCGATCGGGCTCCTCGAGTTCGCCGAGGTGTACATCATCTTCGCCCAGGTGGACGTGCTGGGTGAGCTCGACTTCGCCGGCGCGGTCCTGCTCTTCGCCCTCGCGAACATCGGGTTCAGCGTCGCCGATCTCGTCGTCGGGCACATCGACACGATCCCGACGTACATCCGCACGGGCACGCTCGACGCGTTCCTGCTGCGCCCGCTCCCGGTGCTGGCGCAGCTGATCACGAGCGACCTGCAGCTGCGACGGCTCGGCCGCACCGCGTTCGCCGTCGCGATCCTGTTCGTCGCGCTGCCGCTCAACGACATCGACTGGGACGCCGGCCGCGTCGTCCTGCTCGTCCTGACGCCGGTGACCGGGGCGGCGATCTTCGCCGCCCTGTTCGTGTGCGCGGCTGCCCTGCAGTTCTGGCTCGTCGAGGGCCGGGAGTTCGCCAACGCGTTCACGTACGGCGGCTCCTACGCCGCTGGCTACCCGACGAGCATCTTCACGCTGCCGATGCGGGTGCTGTTCACGTTCGTCGTGCCGGCGGCGTTCACGGCGTACCTGCCGACCCTCGCCCTCCTCGGGCTGCCCGGGCCGTTCGGTACGCCGTCCTGGCTGGGCTGGCTCACCCCGCTCGCCGCCATCGGCATCTGGGGCGTCGCGCTGCTCGCGTGGCGTGCGGGACTTCGTCACTACACGGGAGCCGGATCATGA
- a CDS encoding ABC transporter ATP-binding protein, translating to MTEAIISARGLGRDFVVRSGRGLRRTRRVVEAVHDLTLDVADGAAIGYLGANGAGKSTTIKMITGILVPTAGTIRTCGRDPHRERRALAREIGVVFGQRSQLWWDLPLAESYRALGAIHGLAPQALRRRTDELVGRLDLGSFLDTAVRQLSLGQRIRGEIAAALLHDPRLLVLDEPTIGLDVLSKERLREFLVERRAEHGTTLLLTTHDMDDVQRLTERIVVVDHGRCIFDGTLPGLVQRVGADRVLVLDLLTPTRPLDDIPGTQLVGTESDGLRQRLAFSPDATSAVDVLTAVTPRAAVRDLSIEEPDIEDVVRRLYLSAGG from the coding sequence ATGACCGAGGCCATCATCTCCGCGCGCGGCCTCGGCCGCGACTTCGTCGTGCGGTCCGGCCGTGGCCTGCGCCGCACGCGCCGGGTGGTCGAGGCCGTGCACGACCTCACGCTCGACGTGGCCGACGGCGCCGCGATCGGCTACCTCGGCGCGAACGGCGCCGGGAAGTCGACGACGATCAAGATGATCACCGGGATCCTCGTGCCGACGGCGGGCACGATCCGCACGTGCGGCCGGGACCCGCACCGGGAGCGCCGCGCCCTCGCCCGCGAGATCGGCGTCGTGTTCGGGCAGCGCTCCCAGCTGTGGTGGGACCTGCCGCTCGCCGAGTCCTACCGTGCGCTCGGCGCGATCCACGGTCTCGCACCTCAGGCGCTGCGACGGCGCACCGACGAGCTCGTCGGCCGCCTCGACCTCGGCTCCTTCCTCGACACCGCGGTGCGCCAGCTGAGCCTCGGGCAGCGGATCCGCGGCGAGATCGCCGCCGCGCTGCTGCACGACCCGCGGCTCCTCGTGCTCGACGAGCCGACCATCGGCCTCGACGTGCTCAGCAAGGAGCGGCTGCGCGAGTTCCTCGTGGAGCGCCGCGCGGAGCACGGCACGACCCTGCTCCTCACGACGCACGACATGGACGACGTCCAGCGCCTCACGGAGCGGATCGTCGTCGTCGACCACGGCCGGTGCATCTTCGACGGCACCCTGCCCGGGCTCGTGCAGCGCGTCGGCGCCGACCGCGTGCTCGTGCTCGACCTGCTCACGCCCACCCGCCCGCTCGACGACATCCCGGGCACGCAGCTCGTCGGCACGGAGTCCGACGGCCTGCGGCAACGCCTGGCGTTCTCCCCCGACGCGACCAGCGCCGTCGACGTCCTCACCGCCGTCACGCCGCGGGCCGCCGTCCGTGACCTCTCGATCGAGGAGCCCGACATCGAGGACGTCGTCCGGCGGCTCTACCTCTCGGCCGGCGGCTGA